One genomic segment of Helianthus annuus cultivar XRQ/B chromosome 14, HanXRQr2.0-SUNRISE, whole genome shotgun sequence includes these proteins:
- the LOC110904276 gene encoding transcription factor MYB36, producing MGRAPCCDKENVKRGPWSPEEDAKLKTFIEKYGTGGNWIALPHKAGLKRCGKSCRLRWLNYLRPNIKHGEFTADEDKIICSLYASIGSRWSIIAAQLPGRTDNDIKNYWNTKLKKKLLAMLPCFQKKPSFFPSLPLHSPQPYRSDLLLTNSTSPFYNYTNPNFMNLNNTTNSLQTTNLVQDLANITHLTPSPDHSSSLISLITNINSNENCFNLGFEGDHIQSMYDNPMEYQYPTSDVKEAMLVFGSGGEGHEVSATGSSSEGGSCLSQISYGNYSKSNYEKHQYQIKQEDQFSLQGFADQSQSLMIDHNYSTDQKPKGYNLKIDLEEVRQLIGNSTNNISSSYLFSNEDEYKTTHDHKEICYHY from the exons atgggtaGGGCTCCATGTTGTGACAAAGAAAATGTAAAAAGGGGTCCTTGGTCTCCTGAAGAAGATGCAAAACTCAAGACCTTCATTGAAAAATATGGTACTGGAGGTAACTGGATTGCTCTACCTCACAAAGCTG GTTTAAAAAGATGTGGAAAGAGCTGCAGATTACGATGGCTAAACTATCTGAGACCCAATATTAAACATGGTGAATTCACTGCTGATGAAGATAAGATCATCTGTAGTTTGTATGCTAGCATTGGAAGCAG ATGGTCAATAATAGCAGCTCAGCTACCAGGAAGGACTGACAATGATATCAAGAATTACTGGAACACCAAGCTCAAGAAGAAGCTCTTGGCTATGCTCCCTTGTTTTCAAAAAAAGCCTTCTTTTTTTCCATCTTTACCCCTCCACTCACCACAACCCTACAGATCAGACCTCTTGTTGACCAATAGTACTTCACCTTTTTACAACTACACTAACCCTAATTTCATGAACTTGAACAACACTACCAACTCTCTCCAAACAACCAACCTTGTTCAAGATCTTGCCAATATTACACATCTCACACCATCACCAGATCATTCAAGCTCTCTGATCAGTTTGATCACCAACATTAACAGTAATGAGAATTGTTTCAATTTAGGGTTTGAGGGGGATCACATTCAGAGCATGTACGACAACCCTATGGAGTACCAGTACCCTACATCAGATGTAAAAGAAGCCATGCTTGTGTTTGGAAGTGGTGGTGAAGGTCATGAAGTGAGTGCAACTGGTTCTTCCTCAGAAGGTGGGAGTTGTTTGAGTCAAATCAGCTATGGAAATTATAGCAAAAGTAATTATGAGAAGCACCAGTATCAGATCAAACAAGAAGACCAGTTTTCCCTCCAGGGTTTTGCAGATCAGAGTCAAAGTTTAATGATTGACCACAACTACAGTACTGATCAGAAACCAAAAGGGTACAATTTGAAGATTGATCTTGAGGAAGTGAGGCAACTTATTGGTAACAGTACAAACAACATCAGCAGCAGTTACTTGTTCAGTAATGAGGATGAATACAAGACAACACATGATCATAAGGAGATATGCTATCATTACTGA